Proteins from a genomic interval of Symmachiella macrocystis:
- the moaC gene encoding cyclic pyranopterin monophosphate synthase MoaC — MAELTHFNEDGASRMVDVSEKPVTARMARAAGTVRMQSATRQLIVDRKLSKGDVLEVARLAGIMAAKKTADLIPLCHPLGLDAVEVEFETPGDDLVRIIAVARVQGRTGVEMEAMTAVSVAALTIYDMCKAVDRGMTIGEIELLEKAGGKSGHYLRE, encoded by the coding sequence ATGGCCGAATTGACGCATTTTAACGAGGACGGCGCCAGTCGCATGGTGGACGTCAGCGAAAAACCGGTCACGGCACGGATGGCCCGCGCGGCGGGAACGGTACGGATGCAGTCTGCGACACGGCAACTGATTGTCGATCGCAAGTTGTCCAAAGGAGACGTATTAGAGGTCGCCCGATTGGCGGGAATTATGGCGGCCAAAAAGACGGCCGATTTGATTCCGCTCTGCCATCCACTCGGATTGGATGCGGTGGAAGTGGAATTCGAAACTCCCGGCGACGATTTGGTGCGAATTATCGCGGTCGCACGCGTTCAAGGCCGAACCGGTGTGGAGATGGAAGCGATGACGGCGGTCAGTGTGGCGGCGCTGACGATTTATGATATGTGTAAAGCAGTCGATCGGGGAATGACGATCGGCGAGATTGAATTGCTCGAAAAAGCGGGCGGAAAAAGCGGGCATTACCTGCGAGAATGA
- a CDS encoding ABC transporter permease: protein MATPHYYRVLRIFARNSLVREMQFRGNFLITVVSNALWFSAQLILFNIIYGNVKEINGWSRYEFFAFMATGMLINKLIESIFMPNCANFSELIRTGNLDFALLKPIDTQFLISFEKLDLARLTDLVFALSLLGYSLAQLDAFSRITVMQVVMYLLLIGLGVTFFYSLMITLASTSIWFGRNQGLYDFWFYVTIFARYPRSIYDGSSGFGLALQSVFSYLLPILLVVTVPAHVILDKTLNPSWLTAVMVLSTIVGLFVSRAVFHRALMSYRSASS, encoded by the coding sequence ATGGCGACACCGCATTACTATCGAGTGCTCCGGATTTTTGCCCGGAATTCGCTCGTGCGCGAGATGCAATTTCGCGGCAATTTTCTCATCACCGTGGTTTCCAACGCGCTGTGGTTTTCCGCTCAATTGATTTTGTTCAACATCATTTACGGCAATGTCAAAGAGATCAACGGTTGGAGTCGCTACGAATTTTTCGCCTTCATGGCGACCGGAATGCTGATCAACAAGTTGATCGAATCGATCTTCATGCCCAACTGCGCGAACTTTAGCGAGCTGATCCGCACGGGCAATTTGGATTTCGCGCTGCTCAAGCCAATCGATACGCAGTTTTTGATTTCGTTTGAAAAGCTCGATTTGGCGCGGTTGACGGACTTGGTATTCGCGTTGTCGCTGTTGGGCTATTCGTTGGCACAACTGGACGCCTTTTCGCGTATCACCGTGATGCAGGTGGTCATGTATCTGCTGTTGATCGGACTAGGCGTGACGTTTTTCTATAGCTTGATGATCACACTAGCCAGCACGAGCATTTGGTTTGGCCGCAATCAGGGGCTGTATGACTTTTGGTTTTACGTCACGATCTTCGCGCGGTATCCCCGCAGCATTTACGATGGCAGTTCGGGATTCGGCTTGGCGCTGCAGAGCGTGTTCTCGTATCTGCTGCCGATCCTGTTGGTGGTCACAGTTCCCGCGCACGTGATTCTGGACAAAACACTCAACCCGTCCTGGCTGACAGCCGTGATGGTATTATCCACGATAGTGGGGCTGTTCGTCTCGCGGGCGGTGTTTCACCGCGCATTAATGAGCTATCGCAGCGCCAGCAGTTGA
- a CDS encoding CNNM domain-containing protein produces MSSFLDATEIWLPGTLAMAALTVASGFFSASETALFYLSRDELRAFHVGKPRERMAAALLRNPDRLLTAILFWNLVTNLTYFTVSILVTRKLETEGHTAAGGLFGFGSLVAIIVFGEVLPKSLAIAIRKSLSSWVSFPLAAAVRVLDPVAPLLRSVTILVRRTLWPKFTAEPYLDTDDLERAVETTEMSEDLIRQERQLLHNLLDLSEIPTEEVMRPRGSYLTFEPPVALSDLGGKIPPSGYVLLIEPGGESIEGAVPILNFSALPKKNLEQSAEEVVVVPWCASLAVTLQLLRSQYCNVAEVTNEYGATIGIVTYEDILDTMLRAQPSRAKRLLRREPVVEIEPGRYRVDGITTLRYLCARLDLDFEPSDEGTHTVAGLLNDELERVPETGDSCHWRGYRFTVTDVYRPGNFSAEVCRDEPPLESSP; encoded by the coding sequence ATGAGCAGCTTTCTGGATGCTACTGAAATTTGGCTTCCCGGCACGCTCGCCATGGCGGCGCTGACGGTCGCATCCGGTTTTTTCTCGGCCAGCGAGACCGCACTGTTTTATCTCTCGCGTGATGAACTGCGCGCGTTTCACGTCGGCAAGCCCCGCGAGCGGATGGCTGCCGCACTGCTGCGGAACCCGGACCGACTGTTGACGGCCATTCTGTTCTGGAATCTCGTGACCAATCTGACGTACTTCACTGTCAGTATTCTGGTCACGCGCAAATTGGAAACCGAGGGGCACACCGCTGCGGGCGGGCTGTTTGGTTTTGGCAGCCTCGTCGCCATCATTGTCTTCGGTGAGGTCCTACCGAAAAGTTTGGCGATCGCGATTCGCAAGTCGTTGTCGTCCTGGGTCAGTTTTCCATTGGCTGCGGCGGTGCGGGTACTTGATCCGGTCGCCCCCCTGTTGAGGTCGGTCACGATCTTAGTCCGTCGGACGCTGTGGCCCAAATTCACAGCAGAGCCCTATTTAGATACCGACGACTTAGAGCGAGCCGTGGAGACGACCGAGATGAGTGAAGATCTCATTCGGCAGGAACGGCAACTGTTGCACAATCTGCTGGACTTGTCGGAGATCCCCACCGAAGAAGTGATGCGTCCCCGTGGCAGTTATTTGACATTTGAACCGCCGGTCGCTTTGTCCGATTTGGGTGGAAAAATCCCGCCGAGTGGTTATGTGCTGTTGATCGAGCCGGGAGGCGAATCGATAGAGGGCGCGGTTCCGATTTTGAATTTTTCGGCGCTGCCCAAAAAGAACCTGGAACAAAGCGCCGAAGAGGTGGTGGTCGTTCCGTGGTGCGCGTCATTGGCGGTGACGCTGCAATTGCTGCGCTCGCAGTATTGCAATGTGGCAGAGGTGACCAACGAGTACGGAGCGACGATCGGCATCGTGACCTACGAGGACATTCTCGACACCATGCTCCGCGCACAACCCAGCCGCGCTAAACGGTTGTTACGCCGGGAACCGGTTGTGGAGATCGAACCGGGACGATACCGCGTCGATGGGATTACAACGTTGCGGTATCTCTGCGCGCGGCTCGATTTGGATTTTGAGCCGTCGGACGAGGGAACGCATACTGTCGCGGGACTGTTGAACGATGAATTGGAACGGGTCCCCGAAACGGGCGACAGTTGCCATTGGCGCGGTTACCGCTTCACCGTGACCGACGTTTATCGCCCGGGCAATTTCTCCGCCGAAGTCTGCCGCGATGAGCCGCCATTAGAATCAAGTCCGTGA
- a CDS encoding ribbon-helix-helix domain-containing protein → MGESLQLPHDLQDLVNEELATGRYASSEDVLKAAVQLLREQDRCFEEFRVEVQSRMKSLENGNAIKLEDESALSGFFDDIRSRGRQRRSMDKDG, encoded by the coding sequence ATGGGAGAATCTTTGCAATTGCCGCACGATCTGCAGGATCTGGTCAATGAAGAATTAGCCACCGGACGTTACGCGTCCTCGGAAGATGTCCTCAAGGCGGCTGTTCAATTGCTCAGAGAACAAGATCGCTGTTTCGAGGAGTTCCGCGTTGAAGTCCAGTCCCGCATGAAAAGCCTGGAGAATGGTAACGCCATCAAGCTTGAAGATGAGTCCGCATTGAGTGGATTTTTCGATGACATCCGCAGCAGAGGACGGCAGCGACGCTCGATGGACAAGGATGGTTAA
- a CDS encoding SGNH/GDSL hydrolase family protein, which yields MIRFADSKYCFLLCAGLAVSAIASTAVAEEHFPQFKQSLGERDRTVKVVCFGDSVTGIYYHTGGRRAYTKFVQLALEKTKPRATVQAINAGISGHTTRDALARIETDVLAHKPDLVTVMFGLNDMTRVPLNEYRDNLTKIIEMCRAAGAEVLLCTPNSVYDTKSRPEAKLEKYVAAVHQVAQAQQVEVADCYAAYQSLRSRDEFAWATLMSDEIHPNLDGHKLIAEEIVQAILGRRILLKDIPVSTPPIPWTRGKLQKKQPIHILAMPPFDAQIKVAIRRIYPNADIKVTTWETAGKSLSDIEEQAKTVRKMAPDLVVIAVPIETTSSSREQYVRTYSWILNYALSFGLRTWDVIAIDPALASEPSSPEQRTRARLVQQLIRAQDLPFVKRPADNSTPAGDVLKQWIAEQLGKPNTR from the coding sequence ATGATTCGCTTCGCTGACTCCAAATATTGTTTCTTGCTCTGCGCCGGCTTGGCCGTTTCCGCAATCGCTTCGACCGCTGTGGCAGAGGAACACTTTCCGCAGTTTAAGCAGTCGCTTGGCGAACGCGACCGGACCGTCAAGGTTGTTTGTTTCGGCGACAGTGTAACGGGGATCTATTACCACACCGGTGGTCGGCGGGCGTATACGAAGTTTGTGCAGCTCGCTCTCGAAAAAACTAAACCTCGCGCGACCGTCCAAGCCATCAACGCCGGTATCAGCGGACACACCACGCGCGATGCGTTGGCCCGCATCGAAACCGACGTCCTCGCCCACAAACCCGATCTGGTAACGGTGATGTTCGGGCTCAACGACATGACCCGCGTGCCGCTCAATGAATACCGCGACAACCTCACCAAGATCATCGAAATGTGCCGCGCCGCCGGCGCCGAGGTCTTGTTGTGCACGCCGAATTCGGTCTACGACACCAAGTCCCGCCCGGAAGCAAAGTTGGAAAAATACGTCGCCGCCGTCCACCAGGTCGCGCAGGCCCAGCAAGTCGAAGTCGCCGATTGTTATGCAGCGTATCAGTCACTCCGCTCGCGCGACGAATTCGCGTGGGCGACTTTAATGAGCGACGAAATTCACCCCAACTTGGACGGACACAAACTGATCGCCGAAGAAATCGTGCAAGCCATCCTCGGCCGCCGCATTCTGCTCAAGGATATTCCCGTTTCGACGCCTCCCATTCCCTGGACACGTGGCAAGCTGCAGAAAAAACAGCCGATCCATATCCTGGCTATGCCCCCTTTCGATGCGCAAATCAAAGTCGCCATCCGCCGCATTTATCCCAACGCGGACATCAAAGTCACTACATGGGAAACCGCCGGAAAGTCACTCAGCGATATCGAGGAACAAGCCAAAACCGTCCGCAAAATGGCGCCCGACTTGGTCGTGATCGCCGTTCCGATCGAAACCACCTCATCGTCGCGGGAACAATACGTCCGTACCTACAGTTGGATCTTGAATTACGCACTCAGTTTCGGCCTGCGTACCTGGGATGTGATTGCCATCGATCCGGCGCTCGCCAGTGAGCCCAGCAGTCCGGAACAACGCACCCGTGCCCGGTTGGTGCAACAACTCATCCGCGCCCAGGACTTGCCGTTCGTGAAACGCCCAGCGGACAATTCCACTCCGGCCGGCGATGTCCTCAAACAATGGATCGCCGAACAACTCGGCAAGCCCAACACGCGGTAG
- a CDS encoding ABC transporter permease subunit, whose protein sequence is MLAGPIFNREAITSPRQLKHYVMRAGYVAGMFVLMYTTSQATFGWQSAQTVGEVARFGGLLFQIFSLVQLVLVLFFALLFSAGNVAQEKDRQTLILLLMTDLKNRELVLGKLFSSLLLVGVLLAVSVPVFALTYAFGGVSLAQIGASLAICTVTALASGSWGALVALWREKTFQTLAVSVLGTVLFIGAVEAGALFAGPVAGYWIGLLNPFRAMMQVLNPLGPSGEVFPVANILALLGLAIVLNGVAILRLRVWNPSRNLFVAPKEDDIDTSTGKGKVRTVWTNPVIWREMRTKAYGRKIFAIKAAYLAIFAAAMAFIVANPVSDGTLVLGMISMSGFAFVVIGLLGLLLINAQAVTSLTTERDLKTLELLLVTNITAKEFIYGKLGGIFYNTKEIILPPLIMAVYFAATGVLSIENVTYLILGFLCLAAFSAMLGLHAGITYDSSRTAIANSLGTMFFLFLGIFICLMLIIESRSSFLLQLPSFLVFILGGSLGLWGSLTYKNPSPALTMAALSLPFLTFYAITGFLLDNTLGVLIAVAVTYGFTTMAMLVPAVSEFDVALGRSSTDS, encoded by the coding sequence TTGTTAGCTGGCCCAATTTTTAATCGCGAGGCGATCACGTCGCCGCGACAGCTGAAGCATTACGTCATGCGTGCAGGCTATGTGGCTGGTATGTTTGTACTGATGTATACCACCAGCCAAGCCACATTTGGTTGGCAGTCGGCGCAGACCGTTGGCGAAGTGGCTCGATTTGGCGGATTGTTGTTTCAGATTTTCTCGCTGGTGCAACTAGTGCTGGTTTTGTTTTTTGCCCTGCTGTTTTCTGCCGGAAACGTGGCGCAGGAAAAAGACCGCCAAACGCTGATTCTGCTGTTGATGACCGATCTGAAGAACCGTGAGTTGGTGTTGGGCAAATTGTTCTCCAGCTTGCTGCTGGTGGGCGTGCTGCTGGCTGTGTCGGTGCCTGTGTTTGCGCTGACGTATGCGTTTGGCGGGGTCTCACTAGCACAAATCGGGGCGTCTCTCGCGATTTGCACGGTCACAGCATTGGCTTCGGGGAGTTGGGGGGCGTTGGTCGCCCTGTGGCGCGAGAAAACATTTCAAACATTAGCGGTCAGCGTCCTAGGCACGGTGCTGTTTATCGGTGCCGTCGAAGCCGGCGCGCTCTTCGCCGGACCGGTGGCCGGTTACTGGATCGGCCTGCTCAATCCGTTTCGGGCGATGATGCAGGTTCTCAATCCATTGGGACCCTCGGGCGAGGTGTTTCCCGTGGCCAATATTTTGGCGCTGCTGGGATTGGCGATCGTGTTGAATGGGGTCGCGATTCTGCGTTTGCGGGTCTGGAACCCCTCGCGGAATTTGTTTGTGGCTCCCAAGGAAGATGACATTGATACATCAACCGGTAAGGGCAAAGTCCGCACAGTCTGGACGAATCCGGTGATCTGGCGCGAGATGAGGACGAAGGCCTACGGCCGCAAAATCTTTGCGATCAAAGCAGCCTATCTGGCGATCTTTGCGGCGGCGATGGCGTTTATTGTCGCCAATCCAGTTTCTGACGGAACGTTGGTGCTGGGCATGATTTCCATGAGCGGCTTTGCATTCGTGGTGATTGGATTACTCGGCTTATTATTGATCAACGCGCAAGCCGTGACATCGCTGACGACCGAGCGGGATTTGAAAACGCTGGAGTTGCTGTTGGTCACCAACATTACGGCGAAGGAATTCATCTACGGAAAACTGGGCGGGATTTTTTACAACACCAAGGAAATCATCCTGCCCCCGTTGATCATGGCTGTGTACTTTGCCGCGACCGGCGTGCTTTCGATAGAGAACGTTACGTATCTGATCCTGGGATTCCTCTGCTTGGCGGCATTTTCGGCTATGCTGGGTTTGCATGCGGGGATCACGTACGACAGTTCGCGGACGGCGATTGCCAATAGTTTGGGGACGATGTTCTTTCTGTTTTTGGGCATCTTCATTTGCCTGATGTTGATCATCGAATCACGCTCCTCCTTCCTGCTGCAGTTGCCCAGTTTCCTGGTGTTCATCTTAGGGGGCAGCCTCGGGTTGTGGGGTTCACTGACGTACAAAAACCCCTCACCGGCGCTCACTATGGCGGCGCTTTCGTTGCCATTTTTAACGTTCTATGCCATCACCGGGTTCTTACTGGACAACACCTTGGGCGTGTTGATCGCTGTGGCGGTGACGTATGGATTCACAACGATGGCCATGCTCGTCCCGGCGGTCAGCGAATTCGACGTCGCATTAGGGCGATCGTCTACGGATAGTTAG
- the glnA gene encoding type I glutamate--ammonia ligase produces MTPKEFFEFAKEHGAEMVDLKFTDLLGTWQHCSYPVDTWSEGTFEDGVGFDGSSIRGWKAINQSDMLAIPDAATAKLDPFFARPTVSVIANIVDPITREEYARDPRSIARKGIDYLKQTGIADTCFVGPEPEFFIFDEVRYDQAQNHGFYEIDSVEGAWNTSRIEEPNLGYKPSYKGGYFPVSPTDSYHDLRGEMVYAMRELGIVVEAHHHEVGTGGQCEIDMEFCDLLKMADQFMWFKYVIRNVAKNHGKTVTFMPKPVFDDNGSGMHTHMSLWKDGQSLMAGDGYAGLSETALHAIGGLLKHGRAVLAFAAPTTNSYKRLVPGFEAPVTLAMSQRNRSAAIRIPMYSSNPKAKRLEFRCPDPTANGYIMYTAMMMALIDGIQNKIDPGDPLDRDIYGMTPEELAETNKTPASLEEALNSLEADSEFLTKGDVFTEDLIETWISYKRENEIDEFRLRPHPHEFALYYDS; encoded by the coding sequence ATGACCCCCAAAGAGTTCTTTGAATTTGCTAAAGAGCACGGCGCGGAAATGGTGGACCTGAAATTCACCGACCTGCTGGGCACTTGGCAGCACTGCTCTTATCCCGTCGACACCTGGAGTGAGGGAACGTTTGAAGACGGCGTGGGCTTTGACGGCTCATCGATTCGCGGCTGGAAGGCCATTAATCAATCCGACATGCTGGCCATCCCCGATGCCGCAACAGCCAAGTTGGACCCGTTTTTTGCCCGGCCAACCGTGAGCGTCATCGCGAATATTGTCGATCCGATCACCAGAGAAGAATACGCCCGTGATCCGCGGAGCATCGCTCGCAAAGGGATTGACTACCTGAAGCAAACCGGGATCGCCGACACCTGTTTTGTTGGTCCGGAACCTGAATTCTTCATCTTCGACGAAGTCCGTTACGATCAAGCGCAAAACCACGGCTTCTATGAAATCGACTCGGTCGAAGGTGCTTGGAATACCTCGCGGATCGAAGAGCCTAACTTGGGGTACAAGCCGAGTTACAAAGGCGGGTATTTCCCGGTCAGCCCGACCGACAGCTATCACGACCTGCGTGGCGAGATGGTGTATGCGATGCGGGAATTGGGCATTGTTGTGGAAGCCCATCACCACGAAGTGGGAACCGGCGGCCAATGTGAAATCGACATGGAATTCTGCGATCTGCTGAAAATGGCGGACCAGTTCATGTGGTTTAAGTATGTCATCCGCAACGTTGCCAAAAACCATGGCAAGACGGTGACGTTCATGCCCAAACCGGTCTTCGATGACAATGGCTCGGGTATGCATACCCACATGTCGTTGTGGAAAGATGGCCAATCACTCATGGCGGGCGACGGTTACGCCGGCTTGAGCGAAACGGCCTTGCACGCGATTGGCGGCCTGCTGAAACATGGCCGGGCTGTCCTGGCCTTTGCCGCTCCGACGACCAACTCTTACAAGCGGTTGGTGCCGGGCTTCGAAGCTCCGGTGACGTTGGCGATGTCGCAGCGGAACCGCTCGGCAGCCATTCGGATTCCGATGTATTCCTCCAACCCGAAGGCCAAGCGGTTGGAATTCCGCTGTCCCGACCCGACGGCCAACGGATACATCATGTATACCGCTATGATGATGGCCCTGATCGACGGAATCCAAAACAAGATCGATCCGGGCGATCCGCTCGATCGCGACATTTATGGAATGACACCGGAAGAGTTGGCGGAAACCAACAAAACGCCGGCATCGCTTGAAGAGGCCCTGAACTCCTTGGAAGCGGACAGCGAATTCCTCACCAAAGGGGATGTCTTCACAGAAGATCTGATCGAAACCTGGATCAGCTACAAGCGGGAGAACGAAATCGACGAATTCCGCTTGCGTCCTCACCCGCACGAATTCGCGTTGTACTACGACAGTTGA
- the purM gene encoding phosphoribosylformylglycinamidine cyclo-ligase → MAAATYKDAGVDLELYQQAMARLPKMMQRTRTPRVLDLPGGFAGLFGLNRPGQPYEDPVLVSGTDGVGTKIKVAIQAKKFDTIGIDLVAMCVNDCLCLGAEPLFFLDYLALGKDEPELIAELVSGVSDACVETGSALLGGETAIMPDLYAAGDFDMAGFSVGVVERNRTIDGQSIQPGDVILGLDSSGFHSNGYSLIRKVVFEGAGLSIDDTIPELGATVGEVLLKPTRLYVSAIQAVLKQSLMVHGMAHNTGGGLQENVARILPDGCRAEIDRGSWQPLPEFAWLQQLGNIDRDEMFRVFNMGIGYVVIVPPENVAAIQQALTGQDMNSQVIGKIVAGEPGVDYTN, encoded by the coding sequence ATGGCCGCAGCGACTTATAAAGATGCCGGTGTTGACCTGGAGTTGTACCAGCAAGCCATGGCCCGTCTGCCAAAAATGATGCAACGGACGCGGACGCCACGGGTGCTGGATTTGCCGGGGGGATTCGCCGGGCTGTTTGGGCTGAATCGTCCCGGACAACCGTACGAAGACCCGGTGTTGGTCTCCGGGACGGATGGCGTGGGGACCAAAATCAAAGTCGCCATTCAGGCGAAAAAATTCGACACGATCGGCATCGACTTAGTGGCGATGTGCGTGAATGATTGCCTCTGCCTGGGAGCGGAGCCGCTGTTTTTCCTGGATTACCTCGCACTGGGCAAAGATGAACCTGAATTGATTGCCGAGTTGGTCTCCGGGGTGAGCGACGCGTGTGTCGAAACGGGATCGGCGCTACTGGGGGGAGAAACGGCCATTATGCCCGATCTGTATGCCGCCGGGGATTTCGACATGGCGGGCTTTTCGGTCGGGGTTGTGGAACGAAACCGCACGATTGACGGGCAGAGCATCCAGCCGGGCGACGTGATTCTTGGACTTGATTCCAGTGGGTTTCACTCGAACGGCTACAGTTTGATCCGCAAGGTCGTCTTCGAGGGAGCTGGGCTGTCGATCGACGATACGATCCCCGAATTGGGAGCAACTGTCGGCGAGGTGTTGCTGAAACCGACGCGGCTGTACGTCTCGGCGATTCAAGCGGTTTTGAAACAATCGCTCATGGTGCATGGCATGGCACATAATACCGGCGGTGGGTTGCAGGAGAACGTGGCCCGCATTCTTCCCGACGGTTGCCGAGCAGAAATTGACCGGGGCAGTTGGCAGCCGCTGCCGGAATTCGCTTGGCTGCAACAATTGGGAAATATCGACCGGGACGAAATGTTTCGCGTGTTCAACATGGGGATCGGCTATGTGGTGATTGTTCCGCCGGAAAACGTCGCTGCGATCCAGCAGGCGCTGACCGGGCAAGATATGAACAGCCAAGTGATTGGTAAAATCGTCGCCGGTGAGCCGGGTGTGGACTACACAAACTGA
- a CDS encoding DUF4870 domain-containing protein → MATNDWENRDSGPVEFLTVTDDDKLWALLAHLSGLLVLVAAPANVIAPLILFVLYKDKNRYVAFHALQSLYFQLALIVIGVLAGILAFITLGIGLIVAIPVILGLAVAGIVYPIIVGLHAHRGEMYEYVFVGELARKHMDLY, encoded by the coding sequence ATGGCAACCAACGACTGGGAAAACCGAGATTCCGGACCTGTCGAATTTTTGACCGTGACCGACGACGACAAGCTGTGGGCTTTGCTAGCGCATCTCAGCGGATTATTGGTCCTGGTCGCCGCACCGGCCAACGTGATCGCGCCATTGATCCTATTTGTGCTCTACAAGGACAAGAACCGCTATGTGGCCTTTCACGCCCTGCAATCGCTGTACTTTCAACTCGCGCTAATTGTCATCGGGGTGCTGGCCGGAATTCTTGCATTCATTACGTTGGGTATTGGATTGATCGTCGCCATTCCGGTGATCCTAGGATTGGCGGTTGCCGGGATCGTTTATCCTATCATCGTCGGCTTGCACGCCCACCGGGGCGAGATGTATGAGTACGTCTTTGTGGGCGAGTTGGCCCGAAAACACATGGACTTGTACTAG
- a CDS encoding type II toxin-antitoxin system RelE/ParE family toxin, with the protein MATFRISPEACSDLDQIWDYIGTENDNPSAADALMEKFEKQFILLAPHVHLGTARDDLACNLRMFPVQKYVVLYCPTESGIDVVQVVHSARDIQSVFRDFPNAP; encoded by the coding sequence ATGGCCACGTTCCGAATTTCGCCGGAAGCCTGTTCGGATCTTGACCAGATCTGGGACTACATCGGCACAGAAAACGATAATCCCAGCGCCGCCGATGCATTGATGGAGAAGTTCGAAAAGCAATTCATCTTGCTTGCCCCACATGTGCACTTGGGAACGGCACGCGACGACCTCGCCTGCAATTTGAGAATGTTTCCTGTGCAAAAATATGTCGTTCTGTATTGCCCAACAGAATCTGGTATTGATGTCGTGCAGGTCGTCCATTCCGCGCGAGACATTCAATCCGTTTTTCGCGACTTTCCGAACGCCCCTTAA
- a CDS encoding polyprenyl synthetase family protein, translating to MKDVVAGSTGASGLLGQIDELFGDDLVRVEQIFAEELKSWHPFVNDVLGHMTRFRGKRLRPILLLLSAKACGTVTHDHLVLSAVVEMIHTATLVHDDVLDDAEIRRHVATINSRWNNETSVLLGDYLFTHAFHLASGLESTLACRLIGHSTNLVCEGELAQIHERGNQDLTEAQYLEIIEGKTAELCAVCCQLGAHFADAGEATTAAMREYGRCLGIAFQIADDLLDVLGNEGETGKSLGSDLKKQKLTLPLIRLLDQSTPEDATEIRRLLADPTEANRDKLQKFVAGSDAIEYAFAQANEFAQTARQQLAELPDSVSKRLLEEITEFATQRSW from the coding sequence ATGAAAGACGTAGTCGCAGGATCAACGGGAGCGTCCGGTTTGCTGGGGCAAATCGATGAGCTGTTCGGCGACGATTTGGTACGTGTCGAACAGATCTTTGCCGAAGAGCTCAAGAGTTGGCACCCGTTTGTCAACGACGTGCTCGGGCACATGACCCGCTTCCGCGGCAAGCGGTTGCGGCCGATCTTGCTGCTGCTTTCCGCTAAGGCTTGCGGAACGGTGACGCACGACCATTTGGTGCTCTCCGCTGTGGTGGAAATGATTCATACGGCGACGTTGGTGCATGACGATGTGCTGGACGATGCGGAAATCCGTCGGCACGTTGCGACGATCAATTCCCGCTGGAACAACGAAACTAGCGTGCTGCTGGGGGACTATTTGTTCACCCACGCCTTTCATTTGGCCAGTGGGTTGGAAAGCACCCTCGCCTGCCGGTTGATTGGCCACTCCACGAATCTGGTCTGCGAAGGGGAATTGGCACAGATTCATGAGCGGGGAAACCAGGATCTGACCGAAGCCCAATACCTGGAGATCATCGAAGGTAAGACGGCTGAGTTGTGCGCTGTCTGTTGCCAATTAGGTGCCCATTTCGCCGATGCGGGAGAAGCCACCACGGCGGCGATGCGGGAATACGGCCGCTGCCTGGGCATCGCCTTTCAAATCGCCGATGACCTCTTGGACGTGTTGGGCAACGAGGGTGAAACCGGGAAGTCGCTCGGTTCGGATTTGAAAAAGCAAAAGCTCACGCTGCCGTTGATCCGCCTGCTGGACCAATCGACACCCGAAGATGCCACGGAAATCCGCCGGTTGTTGGCCGATCCGACTGAGGCCAACCGTGACAAGCTGCAAAAGTTCGTCGCCGGCAGCGACGCCATCGAATACGCGTTCGCCCAGGCCAATGAGTTCGCGCAGACCGCGCGTCAACAATTGGCGGAACTGCCTGATTCGGTTTCCAAACGGTTATTGGAAGAGATCACCGAATTCGCCACGCAGCGTAGTTGGTAA